The following proteins are co-located in the Sardina pilchardus chromosome 24, fSarPil1.1, whole genome shotgun sequence genome:
- the LOC134073028 gene encoding lysosomal-associated transmembrane protein 4B-like codes for MISPWDRWYTTSCCLCCHVRTGTIILGIWYMLINAVVLLILLSALNDPVQYHYHLTSAELGTDFDVMDDANMCIAAAISLLMILICGMATYGAYKQHAAWIIPFFCYQVFDFALNTLVAISVVVYPNTVQDYLQQLPGTFPYKEDIMSTNNMCLVFAVLLFVGCILSFKAYLIACVWNCYRYVSGRRSTEVLVYVTTTNDTAVLLPPYEEAIAIPPKEPPPQYVSA; via the exons ATGATTTCCCCGTGGGACCGATGGTATACTACCAGCTGCTGCCTTTGCTGTCATGTTCGGACGGGCACCATTATTTTGGGCATTTGGTATATG CTCATCAATGCAGTGGTTCTACTCATCCTGCTATCTGCCCTAAATGACCCGGTCCAGTATCACTACCATCTCACCAGTGCCGAGTTGGGAACAGACTTTGATGTCATGGACGATGCAA ATATGTGTATTGCTGCTGCCATCTCCCTGCTTATGATTCTTATCTGTGGCATGGCTACATATGGGGCTTATAAG CAACATGCTGCTTGGATCATTCCATTCTTCTGCTACCAAGTCTTTGACTTCGCCCTTAACACCCTGGTAGCCATTAGTGTTGTGGTGTATCCCAATACAGTGCAAGACTACCTTCAGCAGCTG CCTGGAACCTTTCCATACAAAGAGGACATCATGTCCACAAACAACATGTGCCTAGTGTTTGCAGTGCTCCTCTTCGTTGGCTGCATACTGTCCTTCAAG GCTTACCTGATTGCCTGCGTTTGGAACTGCTACCGGTACGTCAGTGGAAGAAGATCCACAGAAGTGCTGGTCTACGTCACCACCACAAACGACACCGCA GTGCTGCTACCCCCCTATGAAGAGGCGATCGCAATTCCACCAAAGGAGCCACCTCCTCAATATGTTTCGGCGTGA
- the mtdha gene encoding metadherin a has protein sequence MATDWQGLAVQQAELISSRVREVLSLGVKFLKTELGVELDVKPELCPSWIILSTLFIGLFVVATLTWVAACSVGRKRRPIVSESNVSDVVKASVTKIIKTEEPKKKNKKKSTDKKPQPNGRTASEPPDEVKVAEHTPKAQIESKLDKVKKNKKKAKLEVKPAQAPLPSSEGKEPDEGNWETKVSNKERRQQRKKEKGPNDESPGGRDRSSHQGEPATSAATISLGSRKNRDSAHAKAGKADSAVGQAAGTWTEAPSVNGRGWTDPTLKLGSPVSPSDSEKWSPMMKPSGHRNPEPLGWTQETDGGSWSGMDGRLKGDLSPVNYVLGLNSGGEPMSQPTADLQWDRLASVDEWSGFNGLAAVDPTSDWNAPTELWGNYEEPAVDIAAPTAAAVNQQSIDSDDDKEKGDGGIAKSKKKKKKKKKQEEGDTAEMESGSSKPHSYTAMGEAGSGKQSTAPPAVQKKTEQNTEPPRQKKKARRET, from the exons ATGGCAACCGACTGGCAGGGCCTGGCGGTGCAGCAAGCTGAACTAATTTCGAGCCGTGTACGTGAAGTCCTGTCCTTGGGAGTGAAGTTCCTGAAAACCGAGCTTGGCGTAGAACTAGACGTAAAGCCAGAGCTTTGCCCGTCATGGATCATTCTCTCGACTCTATTCATCGGTCTGTTTGTGGTGGCCACACTTACGTGGGTAGCGGCCTGCAGCGTTGGAAGAAAGAGAAGACCTATCGTGAGTGAGAGTAACGTTAGTGATGTTGTAAAGGCCTCGGTGACAAAGATAATCAAAACCGAGGAACccaagaagaagaacaagaagaaatCCACCGACAAG AAACCTCAGCCAAACGGTCGGACTGCATCAGAACCACCCGATGAGGTCAAAGTCGCTGAACACACCCCCAAGGCGCAAATTGAGAGTAAACTTGACAAG gtgaagaaaaacaaaaagaaagctAAACTTGAGGTTAAACCAGCCCAGGCCCCTCTGCCATCATCGGAAGGCAAAGAGCCAGATGAAG GCAACTGGGAGACAAAGGTCAGTAACAAGGAAAGGCGACAGCAGcgcaagaaagagaaaggccCAAACGATGAGAGTCCTGGAGGAAGGGATAGGAGTTCTCACCAGGGGGAGCCAGCTACATCTGCAGCAACAATCTCCCTGGGATCCAGGAAGAACAGAG ATTCAGCACATGCTAAGGCTGGTAAGGCTGACTCTGCTGTGGGCCAAG CTGCTGGCACCTGGACTGAGGCGCCGTCGGTGAACGGCAGAGGATGGACAGACCCCACTTTGAAACTGGGATCACCAGTGAGCCCTTCAGACAGTGAGAAGTGGTCACCCATGATGAAGCCATCTGGCCACAGGAACCCTGAGCCGCTGGGTTGGACCCAGGAGACGGACG GAGGGTCTTGGAGCGGCATGGATGGGCGGTTGAAGGGTGATCTCAGCCCTGTGAACTATGTGTTGGGCCTGAACTCTG GTGGCGAGCCCATGTCCCAGCCAACAGCAGACCTCCAGTGGGACCGTTTAGCCAGTGTCGACGAGTGGTCCGGCTTCA aTGGTTTGGCTGCAGTGGATCCCACCTCTGATTGGAACGCCCCGACAGAGTTGTGGGGAAATTATGAGGAACCGGCAGTGGACATTGCGGccccaacagcagcagcggtcAACCAGCAG TCGATAGACTCAGATGATGACAAAGAGAAGGGTGATGGAGGAATTGCAAAatccaagaagaagaagaaaaagaagaagaaacaagAGGAGGGTGATACTGCAGAGATG GAGAGTGGGTCATCCAAGCCACATTCATACACAGCTATGGGAGAGGCAGGATCTGGCAAACAGAGCACTGCTCCTCCAGCAgttcaga AAAAAAcggaacagaacacagaaccTCCGAGGCAGAAGAAGAAGGCCAGAAGGGAGACATGA
- the rrm2b gene encoding ribonucleoside-diphosphate reductase subunit M2 B, protein MKSMEYTHIMNNQTDIQHYKNGNTADMSKIPQNTDTEDEPLLKENPRRFVVFPIQYPDIWKMYKQAQASFWTVEEVDLSKDLVHWDKLKPDEKHFISHVLAFFAASDGIVNENLVQRFSQEVQIPEARSFYGFQIFIENVHSEMYSLLINTYIRDLKERDYLFNAIQTMPCVRRKADWALQWISDARSTFGERLVAFAAVEGIFFSGSFAAIYWLKKRGLLPGLTYSNELISRDEGLHCNFACLLYSYLVKKPSEDRVKDIITKAVTIEQEFLTEALPVDLIGMNCNLMKQYIEFVADRLLVDLGVQKVYQAENPFDFMESISLEGKTNFFEKRVAEYQRFGVMSNGMMDCEFTLDADF, encoded by the exons ATGAAATCTATGgaatacacacatataatgaACAACCAGACGGATATTCAACATTATAAG aACGGAAACACTGCGGACATGAGTAAAATACCTCAAAACACAGACACCGAAGATGAACCATTACTGAAAGAAAATCCAAGACGATTTGTCGTTTTTCCTATCCAGTATCCCGACATCTGGAAGATGTACAAGCAGGCTCAGGCATCATTCTGGACAGTGGAGGAA GTAGATTTGTCCAAAGATCTGGTACACTGGGACAAGTTAAAGCCAGATGAGAAACACTTCATTTCTCATGTGTTGGCTTTCTTTGCTGCAAGCGACGGCATAGTCAATGAGAATCTT GTACAGAGGTTCAGTCAAGAAGTGCAGATCCCCGAGGCCCGCTCTTTCTACGGGTTCCAGATCTTTATTGAGAATGTCCACTCTGAGATGTATAGCTTGCTCATCAATACATACATCAGGGACCTGAAGGAGAG GGACTACTTATTCAACGCTATCCAGACTATGCCTTGTGTGAGAAGAAAAGCAGATTGGGCTTTACAGTGGATTTCAGATGCAAGATCAACCTTTG GTGAGAGACTTGTGGCATTTGCAGCAGTGGAGGGCATCTTTTTCTCTGGGTCCTTTGCCGCCATCTACTGGCTGAAGAAGAGAGGTCTCCTGCCTGGTCTCACCTATTCCAATGAACTCATTAGTAGAGATGAG GGTCTGCACTGCAATTTTGCCTGCCTGCTCTACTCCTACCTGGTAAAGAAACCCTCGGAGGACAGAGTGAAAGACATCATTACCAAAGCTGTCACAATagagcag GAGTTCTTGACAGAGGCTTTACCTGTGGATCTCATTGGGATGAACTGTAATCTGATGAAGCAATATATTGAGTTTGTGGCTGACCGGCTACTTGTAGACCTGGGAGTGCAAAaa GTCTATCAGGCAGAAAACCCTTTTGACTTCATGGAATCGATCTCATTGGAGGGGAAGACAAACTTCTTTGAAAAGCGGGTTGCTGAATACCAAAGATTCGGTGTGATGTCAAATGGTATGATGGACTGTGAGTTCACACTGGATGCTGATTTTTAA